The following coding sequences are from one Lysinibacillus sp. FSL W8-0992 window:
- the sigW gene encoding RNA polymerase sigma factor SigW, with product MDALVNKRIKQVLKGDQNAFADIVSLYQHKLYQVCYRMLGNKQESEDIAQEAFVRAYMNLHTFDQKRKFSTWLYRIATNLCIDRIRKKKPDYYLDAEVAGTEGLDMYSQIAADDQLPEEQLEQMELQDRIQYEIGRLPDKYRSVIVLKYIEELSLQEISEILDMPLGTVKTRIHRGREALRKQLNNL from the coding sequence ATGGATGCGTTAGTAAATAAGAGAATAAAACAAGTGCTTAAAGGCGATCAAAACGCATTTGCCGATATTGTGAGTCTCTATCAGCACAAACTGTACCAAGTATGCTACCGAATGTTAGGAAACAAGCAAGAATCTGAGGATATTGCACAAGAAGCGTTTGTTCGCGCTTATATGAATTTGCATACTTTTGATCAAAAAAGAAAATTTTCGACGTGGCTTTATCGAATTGCGACGAACCTCTGCATAGACCGTATTAGAAAGAAAAAGCCGGATTATTACTTAGATGCGGAGGTAGCTGGTACAGAAGGGCTGGATATGTATTCGCAAATTGCAGCAGATGACCAGCTACCAGAAGAGCAGTTAGAGCAGATGGAGCTACAAGATCGCATTCAATATGAGATTGGACGATTGCCGGATAAATATCGTTCAGTTATAGTATTGAAATATATTGAAGAATTATCGTTACAAGAAATCAGTGAAATTTTGGATATGCCTCTTGGGACAGTGAAAACGAGAATTCACCGCGGACGTGAAGCATTACGAAAGCAATTAAACAATCTGTAG
- the cdaA gene encoding diadenylate cyclase CdaA, whose product MQIIEQFTDLTPVNIVINFIDVLLVWYVVYKILTLIKGTKAVQLLKGIFVIIIARIATDFLGLETLGWMLKQVIEFGFLAIIIIFQPEIRRGLEQIGRGKLFQRSTSQEEEEQTRLIEAMKKSVSYMAKRRIGALISIEKDTGLNEYIETGIALNAEVSSELLINIFIPNTPLHDGAVIMQKDKVTAAACYLPLSESPFISKELGTRHRAALGLSEVTDAITIVVSEETGAISITLNGNLHRNLSLEEFETLLRKMWFGSVQESNAASKLTWRGKKNG is encoded by the coding sequence GTGCAAATTATCGAACAATTCACGGATTTAACACCAGTGAATATTGTTATTAACTTCATAGATGTACTGCTCGTTTGGTACGTTGTTTATAAAATTTTAACCCTCATTAAAGGGACGAAAGCTGTCCAATTATTAAAAGGCATTTTCGTCATTATTATTGCACGCATTGCAACAGACTTTTTGGGGTTAGAAACATTAGGATGGATGCTAAAACAAGTAATCGAGTTTGGTTTCTTGGCTATCATTATCATCTTCCAGCCTGAAATCAGACGTGGTCTTGAGCAAATTGGCCGAGGCAAGCTGTTCCAACGTTCAACAAGTCAAGAAGAAGAAGAGCAAACTAGACTGATTGAGGCTATGAAGAAATCTGTTAGTTATATGGCTAAACGCCGTATTGGTGCGTTAATTTCTATTGAAAAAGACACAGGCCTAAATGAATATATTGAAACGGGAATCGCTTTAAACGCAGAGGTTTCGTCTGAATTACTTATAAATATTTTCATACCGAATACACCACTTCATGATGGGGCTGTCATTATGCAGAAAGATAAGGTCACAGCAGCTGCTTGCTATTTACCGCTTTCTGAAAGTCCGTTTATTTCGAAAGAGCTTGGAACACGACATCGTGCAGCTCTTGGGCTCAGTGAAGTAACAGATGCGATAACGATTGTCGTATCTGAGGAAACTGGAGCAATTAGTATTACGTTAAACGGTAATCTACATCGCAATCTTTCTCTAGAGGAATTCGAAACACTATTACGTAAAATGTGGTTCGGCTCAGTACAAGAATCTAATGCAGCCTCTAAGTTGACTTGGAGGGGGAAAAAGAATGGATAA
- the glmM gene encoding phosphoglucosamine mutase, giving the protein MGKYFGTDGVRGVANSELTPEFAFKLGRVGGYVLTKDATATGRPKVLIGRDTRISGEMLEGALVAGLLSIGVEVMRLGVISTPGVAYLSRIMSADAGVMISASHNPVADNGIKFFGPDGFKLTDAQEAEIEAILDAEDTLPRPIGADLGIVSDYFEGGQKYIQYLKQTVDEEFDGIHVALDCAHGATSSLATHLFADLEADISTMGASPTGLNINDGVGSTHPEGLATFVTEKGADVGLAFDGDGDRLIAVDEKGKIVDGDQIMFIIGKHLNAVGRLKKQTIVSTVMSNMGFYKAVEENDMHSVQTAVGDRYVVEEMRANEYNLGGEQSGHIIFLDFNTTGDGLLTGIQLVNIMKATGKKLSELAAEMTIFPQRLVNVRVTDKHAVTENAKVAAVIAEVESDMAGNGRILVRPSGTEPLVRVMVEAATEADCERYVERIANVVRSEMGLTE; this is encoded by the coding sequence ATGGGTAAATATTTTGGAACAGATGGCGTCCGTGGCGTCGCGAATAGTGAATTAACACCGGAATTTGCATTTAAACTAGGCCGCGTAGGTGGCTATGTTTTAACGAAGGATGCAACAGCAACAGGGCGTCCAAAGGTATTAATTGGTCGTGACACACGTATTTCAGGCGAAATGCTTGAAGGTGCACTGGTAGCCGGGCTATTATCAATCGGCGTAGAGGTAATGCGTCTAGGTGTAATTTCTACACCAGGTGTTGCTTATCTTTCCCGAATTATGAGTGCAGATGCAGGCGTCATGATTTCAGCTTCACATAACCCAGTTGCCGACAATGGCATTAAATTTTTCGGTCCGGATGGTTTTAAACTAACTGATGCACAAGAAGCAGAAATCGAAGCAATTCTTGATGCAGAAGATACATTGCCACGTCCAATTGGAGCAGATTTAGGTATTGTAAGTGACTACTTCGAAGGTGGACAAAAGTATATTCAATACTTAAAGCAAACGGTAGATGAAGAATTTGATGGTATTCATGTGGCACTAGATTGCGCACATGGTGCAACATCATCACTAGCGACTCATTTATTTGCTGACTTAGAAGCAGACATTTCTACAATGGGTGCTTCACCAACTGGTCTTAACATTAATGACGGTGTTGGTTCAACACATCCGGAAGGTCTTGCTACATTTGTTACTGAAAAGGGTGCAGATGTTGGTTTAGCATTCGATGGTGATGGGGACCGCCTAATCGCAGTAGATGAAAAAGGTAAAATCGTTGATGGCGACCAAATTATGTTTATCATTGGTAAGCACTTAAATGCAGTCGGTCGTTTGAAAAAGCAAACGATTGTATCTACTGTGATGAGTAATATGGGCTTCTACAAAGCTGTTGAAGAAAACGATATGCACAGTGTTCAAACTGCTGTAGGTGATCGTTACGTTGTAGAAGAAATGCGTGCCAATGAATACAACCTAGGTGGCGAACAATCAGGCCATATTATTTTCTTAGACTTCAATACAACAGGTGATGGTCTGTTAACAGGTATTCAACTTGTCAATATTATGAAGGCTACTGGGAAAAAACTATCTGAGCTTGCGGCAGAAATGACGATTTTCCCACAACGTTTAGTAAATGTACGTGTAACAGACAAGCATGCAGTGACGGAAAATGCAAAAGTTGCGGCCGTAATTGCGGAAGTTGAATCTGATATGGCTGGTAACGGTCGCATATTAGTTCGCCCTTCAGGTACAGAGCCACTAGTTCGTGTAATGGTGGAAGCTGCTACAGAAGCGGACTGTGAACGTTATGTAGAACGTATTGCAAATGTAGTACGTAGTGAAATGGGTTTAACAGAATAA
- a CDS encoding type 1 glutamine amidotransferase domain-containing protein, which yields MAKIATVITDMFEDVEYTSPKEALEAAGHELVTIDTEAGKEVKGKHGEKVKIDKGIDEVKGSEFDALFIPGGFSPDILRADDRIVAFVKTFMDDMKPTFAICHGPQLLITAKTLNGRDATGYKSIQVDLENAGANFHDEEVFVCQKQLVTSRTPKDLPAFNREIVKLLASKES from the coding sequence ATGGCTAAAATAGCAACAGTAATAACAGATATGTTTGAAGATGTAGAGTATACAAGTCCAAAGGAAGCGTTAGAAGCAGCAGGTCATGAGCTAGTAACAATTGATACTGAGGCTGGAAAAGAAGTAAAAGGTAAACATGGGGAGAAAGTGAAAATCGATAAAGGTATTGATGAAGTCAAAGGTTCAGAATTTGATGCATTGTTCATTCCAGGTGGCTTTTCACCAGATATTTTACGTGCAGATGATCGTATTGTAGCCTTCGTCAAAACGTTTATGGACGACATGAAGCCAACCTTTGCGATTTGTCATGGGCCACAGCTTCTAATAACAGCGAAGACTTTAAACGGGCGTGATGCGACAGGCTATAAGTCCATACAAGTGGACTTAGAAAATGCAGGTGCTAATTTCCATGATGAAGAAGTATTTGTTTGCCAAAAGCAATTAGTAACAAGTCGTACGCCGAAAGACTTACCCGCTTTTAATCGAGAAATTGTGAAATTACTTGCAAGTAAAGAGAGCTAA
- the rocF gene encoding arginase yields the protein MNKHQVSIIGVPTDYGQTRRGVDMGPSAIRYAGVVERLEAIGHKVEDQGDILVSQVQESNKIDKQLLNLEEVVDVSTSLANQVHEALEQKKFPLVFGGDHSIAIGTLAGLGEHFKNLGVIWFDAHADLNTPETTPSGNIHGMPLAVSIGLGHERLVQIRNYAPKVKPENVIIIGARSVDPGERELIRQQGIKVYTMHEVDRLGMTRVMEDAIAYLQERKVDGLHLSLDLDGLDPLYTPGVGTPVPGGITYRESHLAMEMLQESGMLTSAEFVEVNPILDEKNKTADVAVALIGSLFGETLV from the coding sequence ATGAATAAACATCAAGTATCAATTATTGGAGTTCCAACAGATTACGGACAAACACGAAGAGGAGTTGACATGGGGCCAAGCGCAATCCGCTATGCGGGCGTTGTAGAGCGATTAGAAGCAATTGGTCACAAAGTAGAGGATCAGGGAGATATTCTTGTTAGCCAAGTACAAGAGAGTAATAAAATAGATAAACAGCTATTAAATTTAGAAGAAGTTGTAGATGTTAGTACATCGTTAGCAAATCAAGTACATGAAGCATTAGAGCAAAAAAAATTCCCACTTGTCTTTGGTGGAGATCATAGTATTGCAATCGGGACACTTGCAGGACTAGGTGAGCATTTCAAAAACTTAGGCGTTATTTGGTTTGATGCACATGCGGATCTAAATACACCTGAAACTACACCATCTGGTAATATCCATGGTATGCCACTTGCTGTTAGTATTGGCTTAGGGCATGAACGCCTTGTACAAATTCGTAACTATGCACCAAAGGTTAAACCTGAAAATGTAATTATTATCGGGGCACGTTCAGTAGATCCTGGTGAGCGTGAGCTAATTCGCCAACAAGGAATTAAAGTATATACAATGCATGAGGTAGATCGCCTTGGAATGACGCGTGTAATGGAAGATGCTATTGCCTATTTACAAGAACGTAAAGTAGATGGCTTACATTTATCGTTAGACTTAGATGGTCTAGATCCACTTTATACACCAGGAGTAGGTACGCCAGTGCCAGGTGGCATAACATATCGAGAAAGTCATTTAGCGATGGAAATGCTACAAGAATCAGGAATGCTAACATCTGCTGAGTTTGTTGAGGTAAATCCAATATTAGACGAAAAAAATAAAACTGCAGATGTAGCTGTGGCATTAATAGGTTCTTTATTTGGTGAGACACTAGTTTAA
- the mbcS gene encoding acyl-CoA synthetase MbcS, producing MVTNDLIAPELYNITEELEKFSQDSDRQAIRWLDTKQNRRTISYADLSQKMNQYANAFTEQGLQKGDCVLVIIPRLPEAYFVFLGCLKAGIVPISCSEMLRASDLEYRMEHSSATAVIAYEAFTSEVDQITSSVAALNNKLVIGNATNNWVSLDALADKQSTNFTAVATKRDDMAFLSYTSGTTGKPKGVVHSHGWGYAHIRTAASKWLCVREGDLVWATAAPGWQKWIWSPFLSTIMLGATAFVYHGSFDPHTYLQLLQDEKVNVLCCTPTEYRIMAKIDNLKDYKLAELRSAVSAGEPLNRPVIETFMKNFGLKVRDGYGQTENTLLIGTLENTELRPGSMGVPTPGNIVRIIDHEGNEAPVGEVGDIAVHKSSPALFKEYYREPERTQAAFRGDWYITGDQAKCDEDGYFWFEGRGDDIIISSGYTIGPFEVEDALNKHEAVQECAVVAAPDEIRGNIVKAFVILRESFRDRDEEELTKELQEHVKALTAPYKYPRSIVFIDELPKTTSGKIRRVELRAITV from the coding sequence ATGGTAACAAATGATTTAATTGCACCAGAACTTTACAACATCACAGAGGAATTAGAGAAGTTTTCGCAGGATAGTGATCGTCAAGCTATAAGATGGTTGGATACAAAGCAAAATCGTCGAACAATTTCTTATGCCGACCTTAGTCAAAAAATGAATCAATACGCGAATGCGTTTACTGAACAGGGACTTCAAAAGGGTGATTGTGTTTTAGTCATTATTCCACGTCTACCAGAAGCATATTTTGTTTTCCTAGGTTGTTTAAAGGCTGGTATAGTTCCTATCTCTTGTTCTGAGATGTTACGTGCAAGTGATTTAGAGTATCGTATGGAACACTCTTCTGCAACAGCAGTTATTGCCTACGAGGCTTTTACTAGCGAGGTTGATCAAATTACTTCTTCCGTCGCGGCTTTAAACAATAAATTAGTCATTGGTAATGCTACAAACAATTGGGTATCTTTAGATGCATTAGCTGACAAGCAATCAACAAACTTTACGGCTGTAGCTACAAAACGTGATGATATGGCGTTTCTTTCATATACTTCCGGAACAACGGGTAAACCTAAAGGAGTAGTTCACTCTCATGGCTGGGGTTATGCGCATATTCGAACAGCAGCTTCCAAATGGCTTTGTGTACGTGAAGGTGACCTAGTATGGGCTACAGCAGCACCAGGTTGGCAAAAGTGGATTTGGAGTCCATTTTTATCGACGATTATGTTAGGAGCAACTGCTTTCGTCTATCATGGTAGTTTCGATCCTCATACTTATCTTCAGCTTCTTCAGGACGAAAAAGTAAATGTACTTTGCTGTACACCTACTGAATATCGTATTATGGCAAAGATTGATAATCTAAAAGATTACAAATTAGCCGAATTAAGAAGTGCCGTATCTGCAGGCGAGCCGTTAAATCGTCCAGTAATCGAAACATTTATGAAAAATTTCGGCCTTAAAGTACGAGATGGCTATGGACAAACGGAAAATACATTATTAATTGGTACACTTGAAAACACCGAATTACGACCTGGCTCTATGGGTGTTCCTACACCAGGAAATATTGTGCGTATTATTGACCATGAGGGCAATGAGGCACCTGTAGGAGAAGTCGGAGATATCGCTGTCCACAAATCATCACCAGCTTTATTCAAAGAATATTATCGTGAACCTGAACGCACACAAGCTGCTTTTAGAGGCGATTGGTATATTACAGGAGACCAAGCAAAATGCGATGAAGATGGTTACTTCTGGTTTGAAGGACGTGGAGATGACATTATTATTTCATCAGGCTATACAATTGGTCCATTTGAAGTAGAGGATGCTTTAAATAAGCATGAGGCTGTACAAGAATGCGCTGTTGTCGCTGCACCAGATGAAATTAGAGGTAATATTGTTAAAGCCTTTGTAATCCTACGTGAGAGCTTCCGAGACCGTGATGAGGAAGAATTAACAAAAGAGCTTCAGGAGCACGTTAAAGCTTTAACAGCGCCATATAAATACCCACGCAGTATTGTCTTTATAGATGAGCTGCCAAAAACAACATCGGGGAAAATCCGACGTGTAGAGCTACGAGCTATAACTGTTTAA
- a CDS encoding zf-HC2 domain-containing protein, producing MNICPEHIIDYMHDYLDGDISREHEQELKQHLHSCGDCKQLMQELSETIAFVKSASHITAPPDFEAAVMARLPKPKSRVGMQKWIRRHPFFVAAAVFCLFMSATLLGNFMDDQHFSVTKQPNLVVEGQTVIVPKGEVVKGDIVVKNGDLIVEGEVDGNVTIINGQYMASSAVVSGKIEEIDEAFEWLWYSIKNSVKTAMTFEEKETK from the coding sequence ATGAATATTTGTCCAGAGCATATCATAGATTATATGCATGATTATTTAGACGGTGACATTAGTCGTGAGCATGAACAAGAGTTGAAACAACATTTGCATTCATGCGGTGATTGCAAGCAATTGATGCAGGAATTGAGTGAAACGATCGCCTTTGTGAAGAGTGCTTCCCATATTACAGCACCTCCAGATTTTGAAGCTGCGGTGATGGCTCGTTTACCGAAACCCAAAAGTCGTGTAGGTATGCAAAAATGGATTCGCCGTCATCCGTTCTTTGTTGCGGCAGCAGTTTTCTGTTTATTTATGAGTGCTACTTTATTGGGTAACTTTATGGATGATCAGCATTTCTCTGTTACAAAACAACCAAACCTAGTTGTTGAAGGACAAACGGTTATAGTACCAAAAGGTGAGGTTGTAAAGGGCGATATTGTCGTTAAAAATGGCGATTTAATTGTTGAGGGTGAAGTAGATGGCAATGTAACGATTATTAACGGCCAGTATATGGCATCTTCTGCAGTTGTTTCAGGTAAAATCGAGGAAATAGACGAAGCGTTTGAATGGTTATGGTATTCCATCAAAAATTCCGTTAAGACTGCAATGACATTTGAGGAAAAAGAAACTAAATAG
- a CDS encoding CdaR family protein — MDKMMDSPWVLRIIALFLACLLFFSVRTELSSTDKTAMNEQMEVIQDVPVEVYYDDDNLIVTGIPKTVNVTIKGPKQIALNTKLVKDFSIFVDLNDLLIGEHNVKLQYENISDKLQVTLDPATVNVNIEEKVTQEFRVDPEMNNRLIDEGYYLKGMSANPATVFVTGAKSAIESISYVKATVTGEQGLKQSFSQEAAVKVLDRDLNKLDVTIEPEKVKVRVDIGEYSKELPVSIKETGKAAEGITINQLTLVTPTLKLYGRKSIIDVLTEIPVEIDLSKITESKTYEFDVKLPDGATKVSEQKIKIKADVTKAEKADKVEKVEKEEKETPANAETKPEETNPDSVTEEDIDS, encoded by the coding sequence ATGGATAAAATGATGGATAGCCCTTGGGTATTGCGGATCATTGCACTTTTCCTAGCGTGCTTACTATTTTTCTCTGTTCGGACCGAATTATCTTCTACAGATAAGACTGCGATGAATGAACAGATGGAAGTGATTCAAGATGTCCCAGTAGAGGTTTATTATGATGACGATAATCTTATTGTAACGGGTATACCGAAAACAGTTAATGTCACGATTAAAGGACCAAAGCAAATTGCTTTAAATACAAAGCTAGTGAAGGATTTCTCAATATTTGTTGACCTAAATGATTTATTAATAGGTGAACATAATGTCAAACTACAATACGAGAATATTTCTGATAAATTGCAAGTGACGCTCGACCCAGCAACAGTGAATGTAAATATTGAGGAAAAGGTCACACAAGAATTCCGTGTCGATCCTGAAATGAATAATCGTTTAATTGATGAAGGATATTACCTAAAAGGAATGTCTGCCAACCCAGCGACTGTGTTTGTAACAGGGGCAAAAAGTGCTATTGAGAGCATTAGTTACGTGAAAGCAACTGTAACGGGTGAACAAGGTCTGAAACAATCCTTCTCTCAAGAAGCGGCAGTTAAAGTGTTAGATCGCGATTTAAATAAACTAGATGTGACGATAGAACCAGAAAAAGTAAAAGTGCGAGTAGATATTGGAGAATATAGCAAAGAACTACCGGTCTCAATAAAGGAAACTGGTAAAGCAGCAGAAGGCATTACAATAAATCAATTAACGCTCGTTACGCCTACGCTAAAGTTATATGGTAGAAAATCGATTATTGATGTTTTAACAGAAATACCTGTTGAAATTGATTTGTCAAAAATTACCGAATCAAAAACATATGAATTTGATGTAAAATTACCAGATGGTGCGACTAAAGTATCTGAACAAAAAATTAAAATTAAAGCAGATGTTACTAAGGCAGAAAAAGCCGACAAGGTAGAAAAGGTAGAAAAAGAAGAAAAAGAAACGCCTGCAAATGCTGAAACAAAACCTGAAGAAACAAATCCTGATTCTGTCACAGAAGAAGATATTGATTCTTAA
- a CDS encoding KinB-signaling pathway activation protein, with translation MTIRNWAKFFFFAMLVGGVVNGIFSLFIRWSFFQPYVANGQWGEFLAGILWMVFLGFTMSVIAQAGFFAYLTLHQVGVNIFRTLTLWNWVQLLLIVITIFDIVFFRFVPGIKDGQSWVFYLGLLIVLIFASIATAVQKVKMTGKKHVLVSALFFMIVVTTLEWTIALMGRDENINEYVALLLFPLLAVNAYQLLVLPKYNAKSDEDRKKLEERRKARLNQAKNA, from the coding sequence GTGACGATACGAAATTGGGCAAAGTTTTTCTTCTTTGCAATGCTCGTTGGTGGCGTAGTCAACGGAATTTTTAGTTTGTTTATTCGATGGAGCTTCTTTCAACCATATGTAGCAAATGGTCAATGGGGTGAGTTTTTAGCAGGAATTTTATGGATGGTATTCCTAGGGTTTACGATGAGTGTTATCGCACAGGCAGGCTTTTTTGCTTATTTAACGCTCCATCAGGTAGGTGTTAACATCTTTAGAACACTGACATTATGGAATTGGGTACAGCTATTATTAATTGTTATTACCATTTTTGATATTGTGTTCTTCCGTTTTGTACCTGGTATAAAGGATGGACAAAGCTGGGTATTTTATTTAGGTTTGTTAATTGTATTAATTTTCGCTTCAATTGCTACAGCTGTACAAAAAGTTAAAATGACAGGAAAAAAACATGTTCTAGTGTCTGCATTATTTTTTATGATTGTTGTTACAACATTAGAGTGGACAATCGCATTAATGGGGCGCGATGAAAATATTAACGAATATGTTGCATTATTGTTATTCCCATTACTAGCTGTAAATGCATATCAATTATTAGTATTACCAAAATACAACGCAAAATCCGATGAAGATCGCAAAAAATTAGAAGAACGACGTAAAGCGCGACTTAATCAGGCAAAAAATGCATAG